The Stigmatella erecta genome segment AGATGCCCCGCGCGGATGCGATGGCGGCGATGCTGGAGCGCTACCTCCAGCACGCCGCCTCGGGCCGCCCCGTCCACGAGTGGCCCCTGGACTGAGGCCCGGTCAGTGGCAGCCCGTGCCGTCATCGGGCGGCGCGGGCGGAGGCAGGGACCGGCTGCCTGCCGGCTCATCCACGTCGAGCTGGAAGGACAACCCTGTCTGCTGGGCGTAGACCCTGTTGCCTTGGCGGCGCTCCACGGGGGGCACCTCGCCAGAGGCCTGGAGGACGCCTACCTTCACCTGGCTGGAGGCCGCATTGACCTTCTGTGCCAGGAGCAGGAGCCAGGTGGCGGCCGGGGTGGCGTTTTCCAGCTGGAGCGAGTGGGACTCGAGGTCCTTGCCCGTCTTGTCGAAGAGGCGGAAGGTGACCTGGCTCTGGGCGGGCAGATCCGCCCGCGCCAGCACCTGCCCCAGCTCTCTCCAGCGGGTGGAGGTGGCCGCCGCCGGGGCCTCCGGGAAGCTCACGTCGCTGCACGAGTAGAAGGCCTCGGTGCTGTCGGAGCGCTGCCAGATGGCGTAGATGACATGCGCGCCGTGCTTGCCCTGGGGCAAGGGACAGAGCATGTGGTAGCGGTGGTCGGTATCCGTGAGGCCCGTCGCGGTACAGAACGGCGTGTCCTCCAGGTCTGACCACTTCAGCGGCTTGGACGGATCATACCCCTCGCGCGTGACGAACAGCTGCAGCGTCTTCGTGGCGTGCAGGGCCGTGGCGTGAAACACGAACTCGAACTGGCCCTCCGCGTCCGGCAGCAGGAGCGTGCTGTCCCAGTCCGTGCGCGTCAGGTCCAGCCCCCGGTGGCTGGAGTTGCCACCGCTGCACAGCTGCCCATCGGGGATGAACTTGCGGTGATTGTCATTGGCCTTGGTCTGCCGGATGGCGTTCCACTCGTAGAGCTGGGGCTTGCCGCTGTGGGCAATCAAGGCCTTGCACGCGGGGGAGGTGGGAAACTCGGGGTTTCCCTTGTAGCAATTGTAGACGCGGCTGATGGGGACCTCCATCGAGCCGTGCGCAAGCGCCTGGGACGCGAGCAGGGAACCCAGCAACAGGAAGAAAGGCTTCAGCTGATTTTGGAGAGAGATTGTCATTTGGAGTGCGGTGTGTGTGTGCGGCTACCGTCACTCCAGGGTTCTCACCGTCAGGCCCCCCCGCAATCAGACCGCCGGCCCTTGCGGCCCTGGGCGCTGGCAAGGTCCCGCGGTCCGATGCGCGTGGGCTCCCGTCCGTCTGGGCGGGCGGCCCCGGGGGGCCGCCTCTTTCCAACGGGGCCCCGGGAACGGCTAGAGCTGGCCGCTGTCCGCGATGGTGATGGTGCCGCGGGTCTGGCCCCCGGGGGTGCCGAGCGATTCGATCTTCTTCACCACGTCCATGCCCTCGACGACCTCGCCGAAGACGACGTGCTTGTCGTCGAGCCACGAGGTGACGACGGTGGTGATGAAGAACTGCGAGCCATTGGTGTTGGGGCCGGCGTTGGCCATGGAGAGCAGGCCCGGGCGCGTGTGGCGGTTGGTGAAGTTCTCGTCCTTGAACTTCTCACCGTAGATGGACTCGCCGCCGGTGCCGTTGCCCTTGGTGAAGTCGCCGCCCTGGAGCATGAAGTTGGGGATGACGCGGTGGAAGGACGAGCCCTTGTAGTGCAGCGGCTTGCCCTGCTTCCCAACGCCCTTCTCACCGGTGCACAGCGCCCGGAAGTTCTCGGCCGTCTTGGGGGTGTTCGTGGTGTCGAGCGAGAAGACGATGCGGCCCGCGGGGGCGCCGTCGATGGTGATGTCGAAGAAGACTTTGGTGGTGTTCGCCATGGGATCCTCCGGGATGCGGAAAGTGTCTGCGCGGACCGAGGTTCACGCGGACGGGCCCGGGATATCAGAGCCCGTCCCGGCGGGTCGAAAAAGGTGACGCTCAAGCGTACACCTCTCAATAGTGCGATAATGCGGACCACCGGGGGAAAGCCGTGGGGCTTGCCCTCGTCACACCCAGGAGACGACATGAAGACGCTGGTGATGCGTGCATCCTTCCTCGTGGCCGCCGTGATGGCCGTTGCCGTGGGACCGCTGGGCGCCGCGCAGGCCGCGGACGAGGCGCGCGAGGCCTCCGCGAACCTCTGTCTGGCCGCGCCCGCTGGGCAGACGGCCTCCTTCCAGGAGCCGGGGCGCCTGCCGGGAGTCCGGGAGGCCCAGGACTCCGGGGCCGCGCTGGGCTACTGCACGGTGGACTGTTCGCGCTGTGCGACGAGCCAGGAGTGCCGCAGCCGGGGCGCGGGCTCGTGCACGGCGATCAGTGCCTGCCGCGCGCCGTCCCAGGAGTAAGCGAGGGCCGGGAAGGGCCCAGGAGGCACCCGGGGCCCTTCAGGGCGCGTAGCTGCGAGAGGGCAGCCGCGCGCGCAGGAGCAGCGTCACCCCGGAGAGCAGCAGCCAGGGCGCCACGTGGCCCAGCGCCAGGTGCGCGGCGCTGCCATCCGCGCAGTGCAGGTGCAGGACGAAGAGCCCCACGCCCGCGGCGGCCAGGCCGGCCGCCAGGGCGCGCAGCGGCTGGAAGACCGACCGGCAGAGCAGCACGAGGGCCGCCACCAGGGGCGGGACGGTCAGCACCACCTCCGTCACCATGCACCCCATGACGCCGGAGGCAAAGCTCCGCAGCCCGGCGTAGCCCGAGCCTCCCAGCACCTGGAAGAGCACCACCGCCGCGGCCCCCGCGCTGAGCACGCCCCATGCCGGGACGCGGCGCGCCGGGGCCACCGCGAGGAACGCCCCGCCGCCCACCAGCGCGAGGATGAGCAGCCCCAGCCCCACCAGGGTGGCCGGGGAGGCGGTGTTGTTCACCAGCCCGTTGCGGCCCAGGAAGAACAGGCCCCCCGCCATGACGGCGGTGAAGACCGCCAGCAACACCAGCAGCTCGCGCCACCAGGGGGTGGCCTGGGGGTGGGCGGCCAGCTCCTGGAGGGCGGCCTGGGGGCTCGAGGGGGCCGGGGGCCCGGCCGGGGGCGTCCGGGACAGGGGCTCGAGCGCCCCGAAGCCCTCGAGGAGGGCGCGGCAGTCCTCGCACGTGGCCGCATGCGAGGCCAGCTCCGGTGGCAGGGGCCCGCCCAGGGCATCCATCACACGCGTGCACTCGGGCTTCATTCCTTCATCTCCTGTCGCTGGCGGGCCAGCAGCTCCCGGAGCCGGGCATACCCCCGGTGGGCGCGCACCTTCACCGCGGTTTCCGTCAGCCCCAGGGCCTCGGCGATCTCCGCGAAGCTCATTCCCTCGAAGCGGTGCATGACAATGGGGATGCGCTGGCCTTCCGGCAGTTGTTCCAGGGCGCGCTGCACGGTGCGCTCCAGGCCCGTGTCGCGCGAGACGGCCCTGTCATCGGCGGCATGGAGGGGCAGCTCCCCCTGCTCGGTGAGCTCTTCGGGCCGCTGGTTGCGCCGCTGCTGGTCCCGGGCCGCGTTGGTGGCGATGGCGTACAGCCAGGGCTTCAGGCGGGCGCCCGGAAGGAAGCGCCCCCGGGCGCGCACCAGGGACAGAAAGGTAAGCTGGACCAGGTCCTCGGCCGCGGCCCGGTTGCCCGTGAGCCGGGTGAGGTAGCCTTGGATGGGCCGGGCGTAGCGCTGGAAGATCGCGTTGAAGGCTGCGGCGTCTCCCTGGCAGAACCGGGCCATCAGCAGCTCATCGGACGCCTCGCCGCCTGGAGCGTCTGTCCAGGAGGTTTCCAGGGAGGGAAGGGCGGTCTGGGGCTTGAGCGGTGCCAAGGGCGCCGGCAGTCTAAACCGATTCAGGCTTGCGCGCCTTTCAGGCCTCGGCTAACTCCTGGGACAGGTGCTGAGGGGCGCCTGGACCCGAAAAAGACGACGTCACCCTTGCCGTGCCCGCTGTCCGGTGTGTTCGCGATGAACTCCTTCCAGGGCCCCCATCGGGTGAGGGCCGCCAACGAGGGACCCGTCATGGGAATTCATCCGCGTGCTGCCGCCCCCTTGTCCCTGCGTGAGTGCAAGGTCCGGGCTTCGTTCCTGCTCAAGGACCTGCTCGCCGCAGGAACCGTCCGCCCGTCCCGGGCCGCTGAGCGGCTCCGGGTGCTCCCAGCCTTCGCCGCGTTGACGCCCGCGGAGGTGCTCAGCCGCCGGGAGGCCGTGCGCCGCAAGCATGCGCTGGCCGTCATCGCCCACGAGCAGGGCCACGCCTCCTGGGTGGAGTTGAAGCAGGCCCTGGGCGAGGAGGAGGCGCCGGCGCTCGACACCGAGGCCTTCTTCCGCAAGAACCGGGGGGCCTTCCTCAACCGGTGGTTCCGTACCTATCCGGAGGCGCTCGCCTCGCTCCAGGCGCGGGGGGGCTACCTCTTCCCGTTCCGCGAGCAGTTCTTCCTCTGCGAGGCGGAGTTCCTTCGCGCCCTGGGCGTGGACCCCGCGGACCCCGACTGGGCGCGGATGGGGTTCAACTGGGTGGCGCCGCGGGAGCCCTCCGCCCAGCAGCGGCTCCTGCAGAAGCTCGCCGCGCTCGGTTACGTGGGCTGACCGGTTCCCGTTCTCTTCCCCTCACCCGAAAGACACGCATGTCCTCGAATGATTCCCCCCCGCCGCAGGGTGGCAGGTCGCGGCGTTCCGAGCTGAAGCAGGCCTACAAGGAGAAGCCCCCGCCCATGGGGGTGTTCGCGGTGCGCAACCTCACCAATGGGAAGGTGCTGGTGGGCTCGAGCCTCAACCTGCCCGGGGCCCTCAACCGCATTCGCTTCGAGCTGACCACGGGCATCCACCGCCTGTACCCCGCCCTGCAGGAGGACTGGGCCCGCCATGGCGCGGACCACTTCTCCTTCGAGACGCTCGACGTGCTGGCGCCCCCGGA includes the following:
- a CDS encoding lytic polysaccharide monooxygenase; this translates as MLGSLLASQALAHGSMEVPISRVYNCYKGNPEFPTSPACKALIAHSGKPQLYEWNAIRQTKANDNHRKFIPDGQLCSGGNSSHRGLDLTRTDWDSTLLLPDAEGQFEFVFHATALHATKTLQLFVTREGYDPSKPLKWSDLEDTPFCTATGLTDTDHRYHMLCPLPQGKHGAHVIYAIWQRSDSTEAFYSCSDVSFPEAPAAATSTRWRELGQVLARADLPAQSQVTFRLFDKTGKDLESHSLQLENATPAATWLLLLAQKVNAASSQVKVGVLQASGEVPPVERRQGNRVYAQQTGLSFQLDVDEPAGSRSLPPPAPPDDGTGCH
- a CDS encoding peptidylprolyl isomerase: MANTTKVFFDITIDGAPAGRIVFSLDTTNTPKTAENFRALCTGEKGVGKQGKPLHYKGSSFHRVIPNFMLQGGDFTKGNGTGGESIYGEKFKDENFTNRHTRPGLLSMANAGPNTNGSQFFITTVVTSWLDDKHVVFGEVVEGMDVVKKIESLGTPGGQTRGTITIADSGQL
- a CDS encoding NrsF family protein; this encodes MKPECTRVMDALGGPLPPELASHAATCEDCRALLEGFGALEPLSRTPPAGPPAPSSPQAALQELAAHPQATPWWRELLVLLAVFTAVMAGGLFFLGRNGLVNNTASPATLVGLGLLILALVGGGAFLAVAPARRVPAWGVLSAGAAAVVLFQVLGGSGYAGLRSFASGVMGCMVTEVVLTVPPLVAALVLLCRSVFQPLRALAAGLAAAGVGLFVLHLHCADGSAAHLALGHVAPWLLLSGVTLLLRARLPSRSYAP
- a CDS encoding RNA polymerase sigma factor, whose protein sequence is MARFCQGDAAAFNAIFQRYARPIQGYLTRLTGNRAAAEDLVQLTFLSLVRARGRFLPGARLKPWLYAIATNAARDQQRRNQRPEELTEQGELPLHAADDRAVSRDTGLERTVQRALEQLPEGQRIPIVMHRFEGMSFAEIAEALGLTETAVKVRAHRGYARLRELLARQRQEMKE
- a CDS encoding GIY-YIG nuclease family protein, with amino-acid sequence MSSNDSPPPQGGRSRRSELKQAYKEKPPPMGVFAVRNLTNGKVLVGSSLNLPGALNRIRFELTTGIHRLYPALQEDWARHGADHFSFETLDVLAPPEEPGVDPKEELRVLEALWLERLRPYGEAGYNASPG